The following proteins come from a genomic window of Salvia hispanica cultivar TCC Black 2014 chromosome 4, UniMelb_Shisp_WGS_1.0, whole genome shotgun sequence:
- the LOC125219011 gene encoding uncharacterized protein LOC125219011 yields the protein MRDFPSCFGENGVQVADASCSSVSGTKPSQNSVTCVYRCKFFGKSCLISIVWSKNLMGQCLSVEIDDAFHQCLCKVDVKPSLFSKRKGSKNLEVNSSKIEIFWDLSMAKFGPGPEPVQGYYIAVVWKGDMVLLVGDMRREALKKTGAVASLSSAIFISKKEHISGKRVFGTKAQFSDNGQIHDLKIECDASCSDDPSLLVRVDAKTVMQVKHLQWKFRGNHTIFVDGLPVEVFWDVHNWLFGPSLGNAVFMFHSSLSAEKMWSTGSPSMCDSPAFSWSCSESLREPNMPGLGFSVFLYAWNKD from the coding sequence ATGAGGGATTTTCCTTCTTGTTTTGGGGAGAATGGAGTTCAGGTTGCTGATGCTTCTTGTTCTAGTGTGAGTGGGACTAAACCCTCTCAGAATTCTGTCACGTGCGTGTATAGATGTAAGTTCTTTGGCAAATCTTGTCTGATTAGTATTGTTTGGAGCAAGAATTTAATGGGGCAATGCCTGAGTGTTGAGATAGATGATGCATTTCATCAATGCTTATGCAAAGTAGATGTGAAGCCCTCTCTGTTTTCAAAGAGGAAAGGATCCAAGAATCTAGAAGTGAATTCCAGtaaaattgagatattttgGGATCTTTCCATGGCAAAATTCGGGCCCGGGCCGGAGCCGGTGCAGGGCTACTACATTGCAGTTGTGTGGAAAGGGGATATGGTTTTGCTAGTTGGGGATATGAGGAGGGAAGCACTCAAGAAAACTGGAGCAGTTGCTTCACTTTCAAGTgccattttcatttcaaaaaagGAGCACATTTCTGGAAAAAGGGTTTTTGGCACAAAGGCACAATTCTCAGACAATGGCCAGATTCATGACCTCAAGATCGAGTGCGACGCTAGCTGCAGCGACGATCCGTCCCTCTTGGTTCGTGTTGATGCGAAAACGGTTATGCAAGTGAAGCATCTGCAGTGGAAGTTTCGCGGGAACCACACCATCTTTGTTGATGGCTTGCCGGTGGAGGTGTTTTGGGATGTGCACAACTGGCTGTTCGGCCCGAGCCTTGGCAATGCTGTGTTCATGTTCCATAGCAGTTTGTCCGCGGAAAAGATGTGGAGCACCGGGAGCCCTTCAATGTGCGACTCACCGGCCTTTTCTTGGAGCTGTTCGGAGAGTTTGAGGGAGCCTAATATGCCAGGTCTTGGCTTCTCAGTTTTCTTGTATGCTTGGAATAAAGATTGA
- the LOC125219151 gene encoding uncharacterized protein LOC125219151, translating to MGRKDSSSQAQREKQRVQSVVELLKKQAPLTIKQEKFCNNACVERFLKAKGDNVKKAAKQIRACLAWRDSIGTDNLMADEFSAELAEGVAYVAGNDDELRPVVIFRIKQDYQKFHSQKLFTRLLVFTLEVAIQTMAKNVDQFVLLFDASFFRSASSFMNMLLATLKILGDQYPGRLHKAFVIDPPTLFSYLWKGVKPFVELSSSTAIVSSLDFEESIEFNDLSCYPRAASLRFDPSTAAKLGSCSSSRFSFTVSHHLDSLKPWYLSFGDTSVSKVGPANHPVAFSGPAISPLNARSYSFASPVARGPHGSFDVGRKGMFPSTPMPQRTQKLDFDPATIRHPRTPNPSFLKSPALFFRRDSQPSRVEKSRDSFTPFLKFYRRPYDEMIYRSKMRPPLGGLISIVSPQLRRNRHISMSQRF from the exons atggGAAGGAAGGACAGCAGCAGCCAAGCGCAGAGGGAGAAACAGAGAGTTCAATCCGTGGTTGAGCTTCTCAAGAAACAAGCCCCGCTCACCATCAAGCAG GAGAAGTTCTGCAACAATGCTTGCGTGGAGAGATTTTTGAAGGCGAAAGGAGATAATGTGAAGAAAGCGGCGAAGCAGATTAGAGCTTGTCTTGCTTGGAGAGACTCCATTGGAACtg ataATTTGATGGCTGATGAGTTCTCTGCTGAGCTCGCTGAGGGAGTAGCTTATGTTGCTGGCAACGACGATGAATTAAGACCTGTtgtg ATATTTCGAATCAAGCAGGATTACCAGAAATTCCATTCTCAAAAACT gTTTACAAGGTTGCTTGTGTTCACACTGGAAGTTGCAATTCAAACTATGGCAAAAAATGTTGACCAATTTGTTCTCCTCTTTGATGCCA GCTTTTTCAGGTCAGCCTCTTCTTTTATGAACATGTTACTAGCAACATTAAAGATTCTTGGTGATCAATATCCTGGCCGCCTTCACAAGGCATTTGTTATTGATCCTCCTACTCTGTTTTCCTATCTTTGGAAG GGTGTGAAGCCGTTCGTCGAGCTGTCGTCGTCGACCGCGATAGTGTCGTCCCTCGACTTTGAGGAATCGATCGAATTCAACGACTTGAGTTGCTACCCGCGCGCGGCCTCCCTCCGGTTCGATCCCTCGACCGCGGCCAAGCTCGGCTCGTGCTCCTCCTCTCGGTTCTCGTTCACCGTCTCGCACCATCTCGACTCGTTGAAGCCTTGGTACCTGTCTTTTGGGGACACGTCCGTGTCCAAGGTGGGCCCCGCGAACCACCCCGTGGCATTCTCGGGTCCCGCCATCTCACCGCTCAACGCTAGGTCGTACTCCTTTGCTTCGCCGGTTGCGAGAGGGCCACACGGCAGCTTCGACGTGGGTAGGAAGGGCATGTTCCCGTCGACGCCAATGCCGCAGAGGACTCAGAAATTGGACTTTGACCCGGCCACGATCCGCCATCCGAGGACTCCAAACCCTTCGTTCCTGAAATCGCCGGCCCTGTTTTTCCGAAGGGACTCCCAACCGAGCCGGGTTGAGAAGTCCCGTGATTCGTTCACCCCGTTCCTAAAGTTCTACCGAAGGCCTTATGATGAGATGATCTACAGATCGAAGATGAGGCCCCCTCTTGGCGGCCTCATCTCGATCGTTTCGCCTCAACTCAGGCGCAACCGACACATCTCGATGTCGCAAAGGTTTTGA